The stretch of DNA CCATTGAGGTTCAGAGGAACCGGGAGACATCGCTTCCACCCATTCAGGTACAAAATAAGTGGGCACACTATTGCCTGAGGAATAAGCAAAATATATCAGAGTTATTTTTCCTAAAAATAATTTTACCATCTCAAATAAACGAGACAAACTAGTTTCCTTCATAAATTTGATGCCCATTAACCATGGGTTGGCTCAACGAAAGGTACAAACATTTCGGGCAATTTGCTCCATTGGGAGGAGAACAGACAGCAGCTCAGCTTCCAGGAGACTGGGTTTCAATAGGTCAGAGTACCCAATGGCTCTGGTACTCTGTCTATGCCAGGTAAATCTTTTCCAGTCTCACACAGATTCAGTACCTGTCACATTTCGCTTATTTCTGGTCCTTTTTCCTTCATAATAATGCAGTAAGCTCGTGAGCTGGCGCACAAGAATTCTGGTGATCTCTGACTGGGGAAGGCGCTTTATATTTGGAAGAGACTCAAGTAGAATATGATGCAATTCAGAAGGAAACAATTACTACTGTCTCCTGCCTTCAACATTCAGCTATTGTCAAATTTACGTGCAAAATTTTGTCACCTCTGCTTTTCAGAATTttaaagttcatattttttcaCTATTGACCCAAAGATAAGTTTCGTCACAGAAGATTGATAATCAACTCTGCAATTTGTCAATCTCAACAGGGTTACCCGAGAAACCATTGactaattaatattttacaTCAAATTTTATCATCTTCAATGTTTCAAAAAGTCACTTCCTTGTACACATTCAAAGCAAGGCAATTTTTCTGCAGTCTGCACTATATCACATCAAGAATCAGGGGAATATGTCTCTGAGACCATTGAGACTGCTGAaaaaataaccgaaaattcaaATACATAAACTATCTACTTTTATGGCTGAAATCTCGCGGAATATCTCGAGAGAATTCGTTCATCTCCTTCGAGAATTTTAAAGCCAACCACATCATTCCCATCTTCTTTAAACTGAAAATCAAAGCTCGGTAGACTGTGAATTGATTGATAAATCCCCCTACATTTCATATCATCAAAAACTTTCAGGGCTTCTTGGATGTTACCTGATCTACCTAGGATCTCAATCAAAGCTTTGAAAGAGTACTCATCAGGTGGAAGTCCTCTTTCACTCATCTCCTTAAAATATGCTAAGCACAAATCCAGTCTACCCatttttcttaaactgtttagcATGGTATTGTATGTGACAACATCTGGAAAAACTTGTACtgttttcataaaattaaattcTTGTAGCATTTCATCTACTCGACCAAGCCTACCCAAAAATGTCAAAATGGTATTATATGTGACCAGGTCTGGTTTACAATTCAAACCCTTCATATGATTAAATACCAACAGTGCCTTTTGAACATGTCCACATTTACCCAAGGCGAAAATAACTCTGTTCAAAACTATATCTTTTCTCGCTAATTCCATTTCCGAGATTTCTTCAACAAATTTCAGCAACACAGTAGAATCGCTATGCTTTGCAAGAGCTCCAGCAAAGATGAGATATGAAGTTAATCCTATTTTTTCACATGAAACCACAAGATCCTTGAAAATTTCAGGCAAGAGGTGAATATTATCCTTTACGCCAGAAGATTGAAGAAGGTAATCATAAGCATGAGGactgaaaaatatgtttttacTGTGTAAACTCTGAATTAGCCTAAAAGCATCTGAAAGATTTCCGGCCACGCACAACACTTTTATATAGCTGAAGCAGGTTTCTTCTTTCGAAACACTTGGATCCTCTAAAGCAGCAAGAATTTGACTCAAGATTTCATCAGTGTTTACTTCAAAAGGAGATACTTTAGTTGCTAATGACCGATTGCCAACCAAACTTCTCAGAAAATCATTGAACGGCCCAATCCAACTTACTCTAATCAAGCTTTTCTTCATGTAACTCTGTATTGGAAACACAGCCATTCCTTATGAGATTCGATTGATAAAGACTTTGACAAAAAAGAAAGACTCTTCGattaatatattatttcttGAGCGTTCAAAAGATAACATATCCAATCTCAATATTCTTGTATATATCGGAAGTCAAAACAGTTAACTTCAACTCATCCTAGATTTTTTAACAACTACGTGAATTCACACAATAACAATTGTATCACCATTACACTTTACATTAAAAGTAAAACTGCCCATAATTAAAGAAAGAAAGTATCCAAAAAATACAGCAAAATGCAATTCACAACGTAAGTGTAAGACGAAGTGAGCTCACAATATAATGGAGATTGCTGGTTCCTCGCAAAGAACTGAAGCCCCGATTTCCCTTCACAAGTGGCTGCCAAGTGAAGCCATACACGTCGGAGTACATGAAATTTTCGTAAAATTCATTGCGTAAATTGGAAGCATTAAACCTTCTGCTGCATTTTGAAGCAATGGCAATAGCAGCTAACATTCCTGTAATAGATTCTTCAATTAGCCATTAAATCCACCTAGATTCTGCTCAGTACACGGTTTTCTCACATGCTTTCCATCGATCCAAATAATCATACATTTGAATATGGTTTTAATGGAAAAATCGATTATCTGTAGAGAAGGCAACGATCGGTGAAGGGGTACAAGCTAGGGTTTTGCTTTCTCAAGGTGAAAAGGCATTTGCATTAATGTTAGCAGAAATACATTTTgcctataaaatttaaaaaaaaatatatgggcTTAGCCTTTTGAGCCGGCGAAACCAGGATTTGAGAAGATACAATGAGATTTGAATTTCAAAATCTTATTTTTACTGATTAACAAGTCGATTAAAAAACGCTCGGACTTATCTGTATATGAGTCAAGATCAAGAGACTTATTTAAAACATCTCCATCTCCTTACTTTTCTATTCGAATGAGTTCGGTTCAAGTAACAACACTCCTATccatttgaaaaatatattatattaaattatattatttactaAATAATATGTTTATATTATCACACGAGTATctgaatattttcatatttcaatcttaaaaaaAAGACCATGTAATTATTTACTAAATAATATGTTTATATTATCACACGAGTATCTGAATATTGTCAAATTTCGATCTTAAAAAAACTAtgtatttaactttttatgtaGTCTTTTTTCTGCAGAAATGTTGAAATACTATATACTAGTCATGCTTAACGGCTCCCAACGGCTCCAGATGCAGTTCGAAATCAGTTCCAAAGTAAAAACATTGGAATCAATCTGAACCACAGACCAATTTTATAATTTACAGACCAGTTCCGGTTTGGGTCAAACTGGTTCTAGGTTtcgaattttattatttttaatataaaattatattttattaatgaacaattttttatttagtattttGAGTAGAAACAATAttgattaattataaaaaaaataacttaaacatTGATTTTTACGACTGAACATCTAAAATTCataatgatttattaaattatatttgaatagTCCAGATCTTCTTCGGAGTTTGAGCTTTGAAATTCATCGATAGGTCCAGCAGTCCTATTTCTGCAAACCAATCTTGTAGGCATGCTAGGATGCCAAgtgttttttaatttaaattagtttTTTGTTCACCAATTATTTTTTCACATATTGAAAATGCTGATTCGAAAGCAACAATTGAACTTTGAATTACTAGGACATCTCTTGCAATTGTCGCTAATACTGGATAAAGTTGATAATTTACTTTAACCAAACAAGAATAACGAACTCTGTATTCTTAATATATTATTGGCTTAGATAAATTTGGATCTCATTGTAATTTATTGTCGTCATTGATTTTCCTTTGAATTTTTGTTGCTTCAAACTTTGAAAGAAGTTGAGTGTTCCACTTTTGTTTCTCTCTATCAGCCTCTCCTCCGGCTGAGTTCTTTTGATCGTCAACATTTTTCCGAAGGAATTTAGCGTAATATTCAAAAAACATTTCTAACCCACCTTGACTTTGATTAGAAGCTATGCACAATTGAGATATTCtctcaatattttaaaattttgtttttaatatttgaaacaAATTTATGCATAAGTTCATCACGATGCTTaataaattcataaaacataTTGAAAAGCAAAGATAGAAACATGGTTGGAGTATGACAGTTAATGCCAGAAAATTTTTCAGTtgcttctttaaaaatttctgATAAAGAAACACAATTACTCAAAATATTTCAATCTTCTGCAGTCAACGTTAAAGACTCTATCGCAGTATTATTTTAATATAGGTAACTAAATCTTCTTTCACGTAATAATTTCTCACAtactttgaattttttgattatAGTATACATATGTTGATCACATGCACATTTAACACATAAGttgataatataatatttacatttatgTTATGATCAAACACTTAATACTAGGCCAAAAGCTATAACTGTTAGCCAAAGCGCAACTTTATTTCCTTATAATTGTGGCAGCATAGAGTGCACCTATTTGGGTGCTAATGGGTCGGGCTGTTAGGCTCATTAGTCCGAGGAGGTGCGTGCCTATCTGCTGGTACTGTCTCATATCTCTTAGAGATCAGTCTTATCCATACCGTCGGCCTTGTCCTCAGCAGAGACAGTATTACCCGTTAAAATCTGGTATCACTATTTTACGACTCACTTAGCCAACCAGATCAAGCAGCACAACGTCAGCAGCTTGACACATGAGAACTTCTCAGGAGGTCTACCATCCAAGTACTATTTTCACTCATGCATGCTTAACGCAATAGTCCCCCTCCTCCAAGAAGTATAGAATTATTCTTCTTGGAAGAATTGAACTCATGACCTCGCTATGATATCAATTATTATGATCAAGCGCTTACCACTAGGCCAAAAGCTATAGTTGTTAACCAAGACGCAACTTTATTTCCTAATACATTTGGCAGCACAGAGTGTACCTAGTTGGGTGCTAATGGGTTTGGTTGTTAGGACCATGAGTTCGGGGAGGTTCGTATCTATCTGCTGATGTTGTCTCATATTCCTTCGAGATCAGTCTTATCCTTTCTTTACTTTTGGTCATGTCCTCAGCAGAGACAGTATTACTCGTTAAGATCTGGTGTCATTCTTTTACGGTCCATTTAGCCAATCAGATCAAGCGGCGCAACTTCAGCAATTTGACGCATGAGAACTtaccaggaggtcacccatccaaGTACTGCTCTTACTCATACACGCTTAACCCAACAATCTAACATGAAGCAGATTACCATCTGAAGCAAATTACAATCTAAAATCGGTTTTAATGAATTTTTAATGTATTTAATCGCAAGAGTATTGACACTCATATTATCTAATGTGATcggtattattttattttgtatgttATAAATCTTAACAACATTTCAAACATATTTAGCTACAGTGTATACGTTGTGTGACGATTCTATATGATATAccactgttttttttttttttttttgcatagtTCAAGTTTCATCAATCTAATGTGACATGTAACAACAAGATAaagattcatattttaaattagttcAAATATCAATTGCCAAACTAACTTTataagaaatatttgaaatttgaaagatGTGATTTTAATGTTTCTTGATGTTCTTTATACATACCAAACTGATATTTCTTAAGTGTATGTCTAGAAATATTGTGAAAACTAGGTTGAATAATAATAGTAAATTAAACAAAACATTTTTGTtcaattattataaaaagttGACAACATTTGATAACAAATTTAATGATGATTTTTTGAGAAATTTCATCTGTAATTGTAAACGTTTTACCATTGGAAGAATTAATTTGTTGTTAACTTGCTTTCCTACCAAATATCATCTTTATGTACCTTGACTAAATGTTTTTTCAAAATGTCCGTACCAATTGAACCACCACCCGttttgtaagaatatttggttTTGTAAATTTTACATACGACGAAAGAGTTGTTTGTACCTTCTTTTTCAATATAAAAGTGATCCCAAACTTTGCTTCTTTTTTATCGGACTATCCCCGTGCTCGTTTCCATCGTGTTACTTGCTCGAGTGAACGATGGTGTCCCTACATCTTTGTTAGGAAGTTCCATGACTTCTTCCTCCAAGGGGTGAGATTATACTTCATCAAAGTCAGGGATGTAGCCAAATTATTCACCAAATTCAAAATGTATAACCTTCACGACCACCAATGTTTGAAGATGACGTaatcaaaattcaaattatttatatGAGTAAATTGTAAAATAGtaagtaaataataataaaaagaatattaaaTATAGATAAAATTATAACAAAATTTATTGAGTATATGTCGAAAAATTATAGCATAGAGAAAATTGATTATAGAAAAATGTAGAGTTgggagaaattttttttatgtaaaatgttTAGAAGTGAACTGTATTTATAGTTGATTTTTgggataaaaaatataattacaattTGACCCCCAATTTGCAATTAATTTGATGTATTTAGTAGCCTTTGCTAATGGCTACTGAATACAATGATAATTGATACAGCCATTGGTTCAACGACAAcgactattttttttaataattttaaagccTGGAGCCGTTGACCAAAgcgtcttttttttttaaaaattaaaataatcattgGGCCAACggtgaattttttaaattttctggTTCCGGATCGGATTTAATAACGATTCGGATCAGATTCCAGAACTCAAT from Primulina eburnea isolate SZY01 chromosome 6, ASM2296580v1, whole genome shotgun sequence encodes:
- the LOC140833973 gene encoding uncharacterized protein; the protein is MLAAIAIASKCSRRFNASNLRNEFYENFMYSDVYGFTWQPLVKGNRGFSSLRGTSNLHYISYMKKSLIRVSWIGPFNDFLRSLVGNRSLATKVSPFEVNTDEILSQILAALEDPSVSKEETCFSYIKVLCVAGNLSDAFRLIQSLHSKNIFFSPHAYDYLLQSSGVKDNIHLLPEIFKDLVVSCEKIGLTSYLIFAGALAKHSDSTVLLKFVEEISEMELARKDIVLNRVIFALGKCGHVQKALLVFNHMKGLNCKPDLVTYNTILTFLGRLGRVDEMLQEFNFMKTVQVFPDVVTYNTMLNSLRKMGRLDLCLAYFKEMSERGLPPDEYSFKALIEILGRSGNIQEALKVFDDMKCRGIYQSIHSLPSFDFQFKEDGNDVVGFKILEGDERILSRYSARFQP